One genomic region from Leptospira tipperaryensis encodes:
- a CDS encoding DEAD/DEAH box helicase, giving the protein MEETLQLSLDFESKQRSGYRGDFCFLTNSPELGIGKIVSSEEGKLTIEFASASSKKTVSENSPHLRILPGYPSPLRNIGEQPSLMDLSLTAYELKLTHAFDKLSALSNSRTRLLPHQIESTYIVVNSLRPRFILADEVGLGKTIEAALVMKELIFRRGYKKVLVVAPSPLLVQWQQELKNKFNEDFEIVKRKNFHTEGEKNWKNFQHVITSVDFIKNPKYAEEILKTKWDIVIFDEAHRLRRDYHKITRAYLFAEKISKKCECLLLLTATPFRGKLEELYYLMHLIDPNILGPYHTFVNDYILGNKTDLKEKISKVLLRRRKVEVGGFTKRFAKTVRIELSPVEREFYEETTNYVRREYNLAMRTQNRAIGFVMIVFQKLLDSSVFALLSALTKRRFLLENRFHHIKQMESKLEEWDLDETEDVEEFVSGLDESVQLDLQSLRRELLSLNRLILLGKKIKEDKKSIKLKETILKLQKEGHPKFIIFTQFRTTQDFLASVLAEFQVTLFHGSLSADAKERAIVEFKTKTEILICTEAGGEGRNLQFANVLFNYDLPWSPLKIEQRIGRIHRFGQKDNVFIFNFASKDTVAERILEVLTNKIRLFEESIGSSDELLGAIEDELDFNSSFMKFVTGNKSKVEMEDEIDNRIKIAKKGFEKLSDLVTPKMIDFNLLDYYSHTLEERSFNNTHLEEFVSRFTRTFPEEAGFKLVKKKPQVYEIESALYKGKFGTFDSELALQNDSLEFLAFGHPLVDKAVSHLIQNQKGWGTSFHSISKKEYYVFLVDFQFTLNRTELFYFECSRQSGSIKQIQELPEELRDFDSDSKMKTTDMELPARFEENLIRTYLALDEIVESRKKQLGDQTLDLFQKEEFKIRTSNQNTLRQLEEKLMRQEAAFKWEGKPEKKSAMNRTRNEIQKVKEDFDRELRKVRNGKTIQHRFQLFQVYLPD; this is encoded by the coding sequence TTGGAAGAAACCTTACAACTCAGCCTCGATTTCGAATCCAAGCAGCGTTCCGGATACAGAGGAGATTTCTGTTTTCTTACCAACTCACCCGAGTTAGGAATCGGAAAGATCGTATCTTCGGAAGAAGGTAAGCTTACGATTGAATTTGCTTCCGCTTCTTCAAAAAAAACGGTCTCTGAAAATTCTCCTCATTTAAGAATTCTTCCCGGTTATCCGTCTCCGCTGAGAAATATCGGGGAACAGCCGAGCCTGATGGATCTTTCGCTGACCGCGTACGAACTCAAGCTTACTCACGCGTTTGATAAACTTTCGGCGCTTTCCAATTCCAGAACTAGGCTTTTACCTCACCAGATCGAATCTACTTATATCGTAGTCAATAGTCTCCGTCCTCGTTTTATTTTGGCGGACGAAGTCGGTTTGGGCAAAACGATCGAAGCCGCTCTTGTTATGAAGGAGTTGATCTTTCGAAGAGGTTACAAAAAAGTTCTGGTCGTCGCTCCTTCTCCACTTTTGGTGCAGTGGCAACAAGAGCTGAAGAATAAGTTTAACGAAGACTTCGAAATCGTGAAGAGAAAGAATTTTCACACCGAAGGCGAGAAGAATTGGAAGAACTTTCAACACGTCATAACTTCCGTTGACTTTATCAAAAATCCGAAATACGCGGAAGAAATTTTAAAAACAAAATGGGACATCGTCATCTTTGACGAAGCGCACAGACTTCGCAGAGACTATCATAAAATCACAAGAGCCTATTTATTTGCGGAAAAAATCTCCAAAAAGTGCGAATGTCTTCTTCTATTAACGGCGACTCCGTTTCGCGGAAAATTAGAAGAACTCTATTATTTGATGCATCTGATTGATCCGAATATTTTAGGACCATATCATACATTCGTAAATGATTATATACTCGGGAATAAAACCGATCTCAAAGAAAAAATTTCCAAAGTTCTTTTGAGAAGAAGAAAGGTCGAAGTCGGCGGTTTTACAAAACGATTTGCAAAAACTGTAAGAATCGAACTGTCTCCAGTGGAAAGGGAATTTTACGAAGAAACAACCAACTACGTTCGTAGGGAATACAATCTCGCGATGAGAACACAAAACCGAGCGATCGGATTTGTTATGATTGTTTTTCAGAAACTTTTGGATTCTTCCGTATTTGCGCTTTTGTCAGCGCTCACAAAACGAAGATTTCTTTTGGAAAATCGATTTCATCATATTAAACAAATGGAATCTAAGTTGGAAGAATGGGACTTGGATGAAACCGAAGACGTGGAAGAATTTGTCTCCGGTTTGGACGAATCGGTGCAACTCGACCTTCAGAGTTTAAGAAGAGAACTTCTTTCTCTCAATCGATTGATTCTTCTCGGAAAAAAAATCAAAGAAGATAAGAAGTCGATCAAACTCAAAGAAACCATTCTAAAATTACAGAAGGAAGGACATCCTAAGTTTATCATCTTTACTCAGTTTAGAACGACTCAGGATTTTCTGGCGTCCGTCTTGGCTGAATTTCAAGTGACTCTGTTTCACGGTTCTTTGAGCGCGGATGCGAAAGAAAGGGCGATCGTAGAATTTAAAACGAAAACAGAAATTCTTATTTGTACCGAAGCCGGAGGAGAAGGAAGAAATCTTCAGTTTGCGAACGTACTTTTTAATTACGATCTTCCTTGGAGTCCTCTAAAGATAGAACAAAGAATCGGAAGAATCCATAGATTTGGACAAAAGGACAACGTCTTTATTTTTAATTTTGCGAGCAAGGACACCGTGGCGGAACGAATCCTCGAAGTGCTCACAAATAAAATTCGTCTTTTTGAAGAATCGATCGGCTCATCGGACGAACTCTTAGGCGCGATCGAAGACGAATTGGATTTTAATTCTTCCTTTATGAAATTTGTTACGGGCAATAAATCCAAAGTCGAAATGGAAGATGAAATCGATAACAGAATCAAAATCGCTAAAAAAGGTTTTGAAAAGTTAAGCGATCTCGTGACTCCAAAGATGATCGACTTTAATCTTTTGGATTATTACAGTCATACCCTCGAAGAACGTTCGTTTAACAATACTCACCTGGAAGAATTCGTATCCCGGTTTACGCGGACGTTTCCGGAAGAGGCGGGTTTTAAACTCGTCAAAAAGAAACCTCAGGTTTACGAAATCGAATCGGCGCTTTATAAAGGAAAGTTCGGAACTTTCGATTCGGAACTTGCGCTTCAAAACGATAGCTTGGAATTTTTAGCGTTCGGACATCCTCTGGTTGACAAAGCCGTTTCTCATTTGATTCAGAATCAAAAAGGTTGGGGGACTTCCTTTCATTCTATTTCTAAAAAAGAATATTACGTTTTCTTGGTGGACTTTCAATTTACCCTCAACCGAACCGAGTTGTTTTACTTTGAATGTAGTCGACAGAGCGGAAGTATCAAACAAATACAAGAACTTCCCGAAGAACTGAGAGACTTCGATTCTGATTCTAAAATGAAAACAACTGACATGGAACTCCCGGCTCGGTTTGAGGAAAATTTAATCCGAACTTATTTGGCTTTGGATGAAATCGTAGAATCGCGTAAAAAGCAGCTGGGAGATCAAACCCTGGATCTTTTTCAAAAAGAAGAATTTAAGATTCGCACGAGCAATCAAAACACCCTAAGACAACTCGAAGAAAAACTGATGCGTCAGGAAGCAGCTTTCAAATGGGAAGGAAAACCCGAAAAAAAATCCGCGATGAATCGAACTCGAAACGAGATTCAGAAGGTAAAAGAAGACTTTGATCGAGAGCTTCGGAAAGTCAGAAACGGAAAAACCATTCAACACCGTTTTCAACTTTTCCAAGTATATTTGCCGGACTAA
- the pheT gene encoding phenylalanine--tRNA ligase subunit beta: protein MKLSLDWMNDFAPLKEVGLDAILKKIAISVCEIDGADPFRPELDFVKIVKIESLEKHPSADKLQIAQVTNGSAKSQIVTGATNVKVGDLVPLAIPGAKLGDKEILESELRGVKSSGMLCSEKELSLAEESSGVWILNDVEGAEIGKSIRALLHYDDIIFDVDNKSITHRPDLWNHFGFARELASQLKLPVQFNPFESLWNFDLNIPLPKVLENQNAHSYYASSIQGVSILPSKRKFRARLQKCGIRVINNVVDISNYVMLEMGQPTHFFDKKFLETQGGISLEVSFAKKGESFALLDESSPALEEEILLIRNQGKPVAIAGVMGGKESAVQNGSTEIVMESAVFARERVRKSIRLTGIRSDSSVRYEKGLEATTTLPVIRRALNLLKENGCTELKASEPVGFLHTPHKEVHIHTDIHFINTKLGVELSKGDVTDILERLHFGVSWKGEHLEVLVPKFRHNYDVTIPEDLVEEIGRTRGYDTIQVAPVLAEVKTPIRNLGRELERKLKTFFSGSLSFHEVYNYSFQSLKENTVDGDPKLSVKIKNEMPEEQAVLRNSLLPSLLKNVRTNQDRFSEIKLFEFGRTYFNLPEPNNEKKFLAYAVAFERKNSESDLKLLEEDFLNVRKQIESLLESIRLFDYSWEIKQESFYHPAASLSLVVDSRQVGVLGYVHPAVLDSFELKKRVIYGSFDFSAIVEIWNANRKISRFVPPSQFPEAEIDLSILIGEKENTNRFTELVKEEKIPELKDGWVYSQFSGGNVPEGKRSVSYRFKLVNYEKTFTQERIKEISDQLVTLAGKNGFALR from the coding sequence GTGAAACTTTCCTTAGACTGGATGAATGACTTTGCACCTTTGAAAGAGGTCGGTCTCGATGCGATCTTAAAAAAAATTGCGATTTCGGTTTGTGAAATCGACGGCGCCGATCCCTTTCGTCCCGAGTTGGATTTTGTAAAAATTGTAAAGATAGAATCTCTTGAAAAACATCCTTCCGCAGATAAACTCCAAATCGCGCAGGTCACGAACGGTTCCGCAAAATCCCAAATTGTCACCGGCGCCACCAATGTAAAAGTTGGGGACTTGGTTCCGCTCGCAATTCCCGGCGCAAAACTGGGAGATAAGGAAATCTTAGAATCGGAACTGAGAGGAGTGAAAAGTTCCGGAATGCTCTGTTCCGAAAAAGAATTGTCCCTTGCAGAAGAAAGTTCCGGTGTTTGGATTTTAAACGACGTGGAAGGAGCCGAGATCGGAAAATCGATCCGAGCTCTATTACATTACGATGATATCATATTCGACGTGGATAATAAGTCGATCACTCATAGACCGGATCTTTGGAATCATTTCGGTTTTGCGAGAGAACTTGCGTCGCAGCTGAAACTTCCGGTTCAATTTAATCCTTTTGAGTCTCTTTGGAATTTTGATCTCAACATTCCTCTTCCAAAAGTATTAGAAAATCAGAATGCACATTCTTACTACGCTTCTTCGATTCAGGGAGTTTCGATTCTTCCTTCCAAAAGAAAGTTTCGGGCGAGATTACAAAAATGCGGAATTCGAGTGATCAATAACGTCGTTGATATTTCCAATTACGTAATGCTCGAGATGGGACAACCCACTCATTTTTTTGATAAGAAATTCTTGGAAACTCAAGGTGGGATTTCTCTCGAAGTATCGTTTGCGAAGAAGGGAGAAAGTTTTGCTTTGTTGGATGAAAGTTCTCCCGCTCTGGAAGAAGAAATTCTTCTCATACGAAATCAAGGAAAGCCGGTCGCGATCGCCGGTGTGATGGGTGGAAAAGAATCCGCGGTTCAGAACGGCTCCACCGAAATCGTAATGGAATCCGCCGTCTTCGCGAGAGAACGAGTTCGTAAATCAATCCGCCTAACAGGGATTCGGTCCGATTCTTCCGTACGTTACGAGAAAGGTTTGGAGGCGACTACAACTCTTCCTGTGATTCGAAGAGCACTCAATCTCTTAAAAGAAAACGGATGTACGGAACTCAAGGCTTCCGAGCCGGTTGGATTTTTACATACTCCTCATAAAGAAGTTCACATTCATACGGATATTCATTTTATCAATACAAAGCTCGGAGTAGAATTATCAAAGGGCGACGTTACCGATATTTTAGAAAGACTTCACTTCGGCGTTTCTTGGAAAGGAGAACACCTGGAAGTTTTGGTTCCTAAATTCCGTCACAACTACGACGTGACGATTCCGGAAGACCTCGTGGAAGAGATCGGAAGGACCCGAGGTTACGATACGATTCAAGTCGCTCCGGTTTTGGCTGAAGTAAAAACTCCGATTCGAAATCTGGGTCGTGAATTGGAAAGAAAACTCAAAACATTTTTTTCGGGAAGTCTTAGCTTTCACGAAGTTTATAATTATTCCTTTCAATCTTTAAAAGAAAATACGGTCGACGGAGATCCAAAACTTTCAGTTAAAATTAAGAATGAGATGCCGGAAGAACAAGCGGTTCTCAGAAATTCTTTGCTCCCTTCTCTTCTGAAGAATGTGAGAACCAACCAGGATCGTTTTTCGGAAATCAAATTGTTCGAGTTTGGAAGAACTTATTTCAATCTGCCGGAACCGAATAACGAAAAGAAATTCTTAGCCTATGCGGTCGCTTTTGAAAGAAAAAATTCAGAATCCGATTTAAAACTTTTAGAAGAAGATTTTCTAAATGTAAGAAAACAAATCGAATCTCTTCTTGAGTCCATTCGTCTTTTTGATTATTCCTGGGAGATCAAACAAGAATCCTTTTATCATCCCGCGGCGAGTTTGTCTTTGGTAGTCGATTCGCGACAAGTCGGAGTTTTAGGCTACGTCCATCCTGCGGTGTTGGATTCTTTTGAACTGAAAAAAAGGGTGATCTACGGATCATTTGATTTCTCCGCGATCGTTGAAATCTGGAATGCGAATCGTAAAATTTCAAGATTCGTTCCCCCTTCTCAATTTCCCGAAGCCGAGATCGATCTTTCGATTCTCATTGGAGAAAAGGAAAACACAAATCGTTTTACGGAACTTGTCAAAGAGGAGAAGATTCCCGAACTCAAAGACGGTTGGGTTTATTCTCAATTCTCCGGAGGAAACGTTCCCGAAGGAAAAAGATCGGTCAGTTATCGTTTCAAATTGGTGAACTACGAAAAAACATTTACGCAAGAAAGAATCAAAGAAATCTCCGATCAACTTGTAACTCTGGCCGGCAAAAACGGTTTTGCGCTGAGATAA
- a CDS encoding gamma carbonic anhydrase family protein, whose translation MKIHETAFIHPQASAIGLVEMGAYSSLWPGAVARADMNQIVLGEGVNIQDNTTLHTDSSRGILIGDYTLVGHNAMLHGCKIGRGCLIGIGSIVLDDAEIGDGSMVMAGCMVRGGKKIPPGAMVIQKDGELKIFEGKAKPIYTVAGCLEYIALSKRFKEGIFGPFSKEEEIEFQNQAKLILERMGIPFKG comes from the coding sequence ATGAAAATTCACGAGACCGCGTTTATTCATCCGCAGGCGTCAGCGATCGGTTTGGTCGAGATGGGAGCTTATTCTTCTCTTTGGCCGGGGGCCGTCGCGAGAGCCGATATGAATCAGATCGTTCTCGGAGAAGGCGTGAACATTCAAGACAATACTACCTTGCACACGGATTCAAGTAGAGGAATCCTGATCGGAGATTATACGTTAGTCGGTCATAACGCGATGCTTCACGGCTGCAAGATCGGAAGAGGTTGTCTTATCGGGATCGGAAGTATCGTGTTAGACGATGCGGAGATCGGAGACGGTTCTATGGTCATGGCGGGTTGTATGGTTCGAGGTGGAAAAAAAATTCCTCCCGGAGCGATGGTCATTCAGAAAGACGGTGAGTTAAAAATCTTCGAAGGAAAGGCAAAACCGATTTATACGGTGGCCGGTTGTTTGGAATATATCGCTCTTTCGAAACGTTTCAAAGAGGGAATTTTCGGTCCGTTTTCAAAGGAAGAGGAAATTGAATTTCAAAATCAGGCGAAGCTGATTTTAGAGAGAATGGGAATTCCTTTTAAAGGATAA
- a CDS encoding LIC_13215 family putative lipoprotein, with the protein MKYNSIRNSLLLILIVSFLINCKKEHSLDPNSKVIQLPSLGLGLNYEGWYFNDNPNLINQAQEIAASSDNSGAIKKALEVAGINFFLFEYPQGSPEAQTFNTNVNYTIEDLSKQPREITLDDYISAVTGLYPTVFQKYEMINPPKKSKIQGLESALLESRFEQSIAGKSYKVHNYQLVFIVDKKAHVFTGTFLDKDAKSKGQKVAELLGKFIKI; encoded by the coding sequence ATGAAATACAATTCGATTCGAAATTCTTTACTCTTGATTCTCATTGTTTCTTTTCTTATTAACTGTAAAAAAGAACACAGCCTAGATCCGAACTCTAAAGTGATCCAACTTCCGTCCCTCGGGCTTGGGCTCAACTACGAAGGCTGGTATTTTAATGACAATCCAAACCTCATCAACCAAGCACAGGAAATAGCGGCAAGTTCTGACAATTCAGGAGCGATTAAAAAAGCTCTGGAAGTCGCGGGCATCAACTTCTTCCTTTTCGAATATCCTCAGGGAAGCCCAGAGGCTCAGACTTTCAACACAAACGTAAATTATACGATAGAAGATCTTTCCAAACAACCGAGAGAAATAACACTCGACGATTATATTTCTGCAGTAACCGGTCTTTATCCAACCGTCTTTCAGAAATACGAAATGATCAATCCTCCGAAAAAATCCAAGATTCAAGGATTAGAATCGGCGCTTCTTGAAAGCAGATTTGAACAATCGATTGCGGGAAAAAGTTATAAGGTTCACAACTATCAGTTGGTATTTATCGTAGATAAGAAAGCTCACGTCTTTACGGGAACCTTTCTCGATAAGGATGCAAAAAGCAAAGGGCAAAAAGTCGCGGAACTTTTGGGCAAGTTTATTAAGATTTAA
- a CDS encoding cytochrome C oxidase subunit IV family protein yields the protein MELFLNYALYVIVSIGFLIPFTGFVVGAGAIVNATLAGFTVNFLSQILEENKLQDFISRNKDNKLGKALQDAITKAQSKMNGAPAKAEHAEEGHGSHHIIPVKTYSLIFATLIFFTFITVWVAGIDFGAMNVIIAMAVATMKASLVLAYFMHLKYDTVMNRVIFGSGLLFLLLLFGFSAADIFTRFKVLLSFAF from the coding sequence ATGGAACTGTTTTTAAACTACGCTCTTTATGTAATCGTTAGCATCGGATTTCTGATCCCCTTTACCGGCTTCGTGGTCGGCGCTGGTGCCATTGTAAACGCAACGCTTGCGGGATTTACCGTTAACTTTCTTTCTCAGATTTTGGAAGAAAATAAACTCCAAGACTTTATCTCCAGAAATAAAGATAACAAACTTGGAAAAGCGCTTCAAGACGCCATTACAAAAGCTCAGAGCAAGATGAATGGCGCTCCTGCAAAAGCGGAACACGCGGAAGAAGGTCACGGATCTCACCACATCATTCCCGTTAAAACCTACTCTCTCATCTTCGCTACTCTGATTTTCTTTACCTTCATTACCGTTTGGGTAGCGGGAATCGACTTCGGAGCTATGAACGTGATCATCGCTATGGCAGTGGCAACGATGAAAGCGTCTCTCGTCCTTGCTTACTTCATGCACTTAAAATACGATACAGTGATGAACAGAGTGATCTTTGGATCCGGTTTACTCTTTCTTTTACTCCTCTTCGGATTTTCTGCGGCGGATATCTTCACTCGATTCAAGGTTTTACTTTCTTTCGCTTTCTAA
- a CDS encoding LIC13212 family protein, whose product MNIRILSILTILSLTGIGAAPNKVLTLEEKEEQRQIEAVRKGGFTDIEVDNLHASIAANILKINNLLKDETYKKALRYIEDEPREAAKFLFQDKENKQYLELDLGLGQSFADYPKTYLYQSKIYIYPGTDGQSLDKIILQFKRTNARGEVFIREMRRLINNSPKGPTFLGDGKRTPNNNSEILLEFFSSHDTDFLWPDNPIQPVPASVTSKLHDPTNPLPYNKQRQIILQYKRYMRKVDKMVALKLHTMELDQKRMVSKMLEFR is encoded by the coding sequence ATGAACATCCGTATTTTATCAATTCTGACAATTCTTTCGCTCACTGGGATCGGTGCGGCGCCTAACAAGGTGTTAACCTTAGAAGAGAAGGAAGAACAGAGACAGATAGAAGCCGTTCGTAAAGGCGGATTTACGGATATCGAAGTCGATAACCTTCACGCTTCGATTGCGGCCAACATTCTTAAGATCAATAACCTCTTAAAAGATGAGACTTATAAAAAGGCCCTTCGTTATATCGAGGACGAACCGAGAGAAGCCGCCAAATTTCTTTTTCAAGACAAAGAAAACAAACAATACTTAGAATTGGATCTCGGTCTTGGTCAATCCTTTGCCGATTATCCGAAAACCTATCTCTATCAATCTAAAATTTATATTTATCCTGGAACCGACGGTCAATCTCTGGATAAGATCATTCTCCAGTTCAAAAGAACAAACGCAAGGGGAGAAGTTTTTATCAGAGAGATGAGACGTCTGATTAACAATTCTCCGAAAGGTCCCACCTTTTTGGGAGATGGAAAGAGAACTCCAAACAATAACAGCGAAATCCTTTTAGAATTTTTTTCCAGTCATGATACCGATTTTCTCTGGCCGGACAATCCGATCCAACCCGTTCCTGCGAGTGTTACTTCGAAGTTGCACGATCCGACCAATCCGCTTCCTTACAACAAACAGAGACAGATCATTCTACAGTACAAAAGATATATGAGAAAAGTGGATAAGATGGTCGCTCTAAAACTTCATACGATGGAATTGGATCAAAAGAGAATGGTCTCTAAGATGTTAGAATTCCGTTAG
- a CDS encoding MFS transporter has product MQDTKRAPLREILGWCMFDFANSSYTTVIISVTYGIVFSQLVVPASSNQENPYEYGNLLWSIALAISYLLVVLTGPIFGAITDYSARKKQFLFYSYVFCIISTGALWFVIAPGQYVLAFILIILSNFFFASGENFASSFLPYLGPKEDLGKISGYAWGIGYFGGIAAVALVNTLGPKTLENFDNLRMVGPYTAFFFLFAGIPTFLLLREYTDGKDKPEGLSYLKIGMERVVATMKEIHKFRDMAIYLVSLFFAMAALGIVISFAFIYGAQEIKTEEKHEIAMFLLIQLFAAVGAILFGFIQDKIGAKKTFNITLFLWIACLLMIYWVKDLTALLIGIGVPTTQQWVFVGTTVFAGAGLGATQSASRAIVGLFAPESKSGEFFGLWGLSGKVAAAFGLVAVGGLQILFDLRNSFLVVAVFFVISLLINAFVDEERGIQTAVDYKES; this is encoded by the coding sequence ATGCAAGATACAAAAAGAGCCCCTCTCCGAGAGATCCTCGGCTGGTGCATGTTCGATTTTGCGAACTCCTCTTATACAACGGTCATTATCAGTGTAACATACGGAATCGTTTTTAGCCAATTAGTCGTCCCTGCCTCCTCCAATCAGGAAAATCCGTACGAATACGGGAATCTTCTCTGGTCCATCGCGCTCGCAATTTCTTATTTGCTCGTCGTATTGACCGGGCCGATCTTCGGAGCCATCACGGACTATTCCGCGAGAAAGAAACAGTTTCTATTTTATAGTTATGTCTTCTGCATCATTTCAACGGGAGCTTTGTGGTTCGTAATCGCACCGGGACAATACGTCCTCGCCTTTATACTGATTATTCTTTCTAACTTCTTCTTTGCTTCGGGAGAAAACTTTGCTTCCAGCTTTCTTCCCTATCTCGGTCCCAAAGAAGACCTCGGAAAAATTTCAGGCTATGCATGGGGAATCGGTTACTTTGGCGGAATTGCCGCGGTCGCGTTAGTCAACACCCTAGGACCTAAAACGCTCGAGAATTTTGACAATCTAAGAATGGTTGGACCATACACGGCCTTCTTCTTTTTATTCGCCGGAATTCCGACCTTTCTTCTTTTAAGAGAATATACCGATGGAAAGGACAAACCGGAAGGACTTTCCTATCTCAAAATTGGAATGGAAAGAGTGGTCGCGACCATGAAAGAAATTCATAAATTCAGAGATATGGCAATCTATCTCGTCTCTCTTTTCTTTGCAATGGCCGCTCTTGGAATCGTAATCAGTTTTGCATTTATTTATGGAGCTCAGGAAATCAAAACGGAAGAAAAACACGAGATCGCGATGTTTCTCTTGATTCAACTTTTTGCGGCCGTCGGCGCGATCCTTTTCGGGTTCATTCAGGATAAGATCGGGGCCAAAAAGACTTTTAATATTACGCTTTTCTTATGGATTGCGTGTCTGCTGATGATCTACTGGGTAAAGGATCTGACCGCATTACTGATCGGAATCGGAGTTCCGACCACACAACAATGGGTCTTTGTAGGAACCACGGTTTTTGCCGGCGCGGGCTTAGGTGCGACACAATCCGCAAGCCGCGCTATTGTCGGGCTCTTTGCTCCCGAATCCAAATCCGGAGAATTTTTCGGGCTCTGGGGTTTGTCCGGAAAAGTCGCGGCGGCGTTCGGACTCGTCGCAGTCGGCGGACTTCAGATTTTATTCGATCTTCGAAATTCATTCTTAGTGGTCGCCGTTTTCTTCGTCATTTCGCTTCTGATCAATGCATTCGTGGATGAAGAAAGAGGAATTCAAACAGCGGTCGATTATAAAGAATCCTGA
- a CDS encoding (2Fe-2S)-binding protein, protein MDSSFFSQVDLCQLMRPRKVCVCNQVSEEEILTSIRNGHDTLEKLMDDTGASTGCGTCMGSVRKLLAQELKVPRA, encoded by the coding sequence ATGGATTCCTCATTTTTCAGCCAAGTCGACCTCTGTCAATTGATGCGTCCTAGAAAGGTCTGCGTTTGTAATCAGGTCTCGGAAGAAGAGATCCTAACGTCGATTCGAAACGGTCATGATACATTAGAGAAACTCATGGACGATACGGGCGCCTCGACCGGTTGCGGGACCTGTATGGGTTCGGTTCGAAAACTTTTAGCTCAGGAACTCAAAGTTCCGAGAGCATGA
- a CDS encoding RibD family protein, which produces MTSLPNVTINMAMTLDGKVSRPDGRWYGLSSRNDKKRMDEIRSKAEVLILGKNSILNDDPVIHLRYVEDGKDPRPVILLRSGTLPEDKKVFRFSKEPPLIFCLNENYSLVRDNLCSVAEIILIPGSDLSPLEVLKVLSERGYREVLLEGGPSLNDSFFRLDLISRIYITIVPFLIGKTDLPSITGGRKEYPDFDQNRWKLVTSEILENEVFLMYEKQE; this is translated from the coding sequence ATGACTTCACTCCCAAACGTAACAATCAACATGGCGATGACTCTGGATGGAAAGGTCTCCCGTCCGGACGGAAGATGGTACGGACTTTCTTCCAGAAATGATAAGAAGAGAATGGATGAAATCCGCTCCAAAGCGGAGGTCTTGATTCTCGGAAAGAATTCGATTCTCAACGACGATCCTGTTATTCATCTAAGGTATGTGGAAGACGGGAAAGATCCTAGACCTGTGATTCTTCTTCGCTCCGGAACTCTTCCGGAGGACAAAAAAGTATTCCGTTTTTCTAAAGAACCTCCGTTAATCTTTTGTCTGAATGAAAACTATTCTCTTGTTCGGGACAACCTTTGCTCGGTGGCGGAGATCATTTTGATTCCCGGTTCCGATTTGAGTCCTTTGGAAGTACTTAAGGTTTTATCGGAGAGGGGATATCGTGAAGTTCTTCTCGAAGGCGGACCTTCTCTGAACGATTCCTTCTTTCGCTTGGATCTCATATCAAGAATCTATATTACCATCGTTCCATTCCTGATCGGAAAAACCGATCTTCCGTCGATCACCGGCGGTCGGAAAGAATATCCCGATTTCGATCAAAATAGATGGAAGCTTGTTACATCGGAAATATTAGAAAATGAAGTTTTTCTAATGTACGAAAAACAAGAGTAA
- a CDS encoding biosynthetic peptidoglycan transglycosylase has translation MKQKELFYTFFLRALPIFFVAVLVYEQFFPERKILVQQDRLVYLPDQKESVPLELEWVRLNELPEEWISYVVQVEDRRFYSHRGYSLSDIHSTLLSSVFFFRKIRGASTITQQLARTLFLSREKSLSRKWKEIQIASALEEDLGKNEILEYYINSVYWGRGMNGLSQASRYYFKKKSIELDKNQFKALVQILKKPDWYTREEVVELSKTF, from the coding sequence TTGAAACAAAAAGAACTTTTCTACACGTTTTTCTTACGAGCCCTTCCCATATTTTTTGTCGCGGTTCTGGTTTATGAGCAATTCTTCCCTGAAAGAAAAATTTTGGTCCAACAAGATCGTCTGGTTTATTTACCCGATCAAAAAGAATCGGTGCCTTTGGAATTAGAATGGGTTCGACTGAATGAACTTCCTGAAGAATGGATTTCCTACGTGGTTCAAGTGGAGGATAGAAGATTCTATTCGCATCGGGGATATTCCCTTTCCGATATTCATTCTACTCTTCTTTCTTCCGTGTTCTTCTTTAGAAAGATCAGGGGCGCGAGTACGATCACTCAACAGCTCGCGAGAACACTTTTTCTTTCTCGGGAAAAGTCCCTATCTCGCAAATGGAAGGAAATTCAGATTGCCTCAGCCTTGGAAGAAGACCTCGGGAAAAACGAAATTTTAGAATACTATATCAACAGCGTTTATTGGGGAAGAGGAATGAACGGTTTGAGTCAGGCTTCGCGCTATTACTTTAAAAAGAAGTCGATCGAGCTCGACAAAAATCAATTCAAAGCCCTGGTTCAAATTTTGAAAAAACCGGATTGGTACACTAGGGAAGAGGTCGTTGAACTCTCGAAAACCTTCTAA